The Hevea brasiliensis isolate MT/VB/25A 57/8 chromosome 9, ASM3005281v1, whole genome shotgun sequence nucleotide sequence TGAGCGTGGACTTGGAGTAGTTTCGCAGTCTGCATCTTGTGACTTGTGTGAAGGAGCGAGGATGGCGTCGGCTTCAATTAGGACCCAGTTTACCGACTGCccatttggataataataataacaatatttatatttttatctcATTAAAAAagctattattttatttataatatattattaaatacacTTAATAtacatttatctctttttaagaaGGATACCtttgaattaatttatatattacttTTTAGGAAGGATATCtttgaattaatttatatacaaatttacattaaattttttatttgaatgatgcattaattaattcaattataaataattttaaaatattttaatagaattaaattttaattgataaaattgaaaaaatttctTCCTTGAATTAACCCTATTTTTACTCTTCCCTATTAAATTGATTTACTCTTATTTTATGTTGTAGAGATAGCATTTTTCTGATTTTTAATTAACCTTCAAAAAGAATTTTTATAATAGCAAAATgttgtatttaaaattaatttaaaatatcataataataTATTCAAATTAACCTTTTCAATATATAGGAGGAGACTGAATTGTGTAATTAAATTCAGAGAATGAAGAGATTCAAAGAATAGAAATCAGCGACAGGCCTCGACTTTTATCACCTAACGCGGCTAACCTGAGAGATAAGCAGCAATCATGGATTTAAATTCAAAGAATAGAGCCATCCATGTATGTATAGAGACATGACAGGTTCCTAATTCTACCCAACAAGTATAAGGAGAaggaatgaaaagaaaaagagagaaaaaagggAAAGCTGCTGCTTCTCTGTATAATGGGAACAAGCACCAGATTACTTGGCCGAAATGATTGAACAATGAGTTCATTTTATGtacaaatttaatttcttttatttaattacaaGGAAAGTGATCTAGTGAAGACCTTTCTCCAAGCCTTCCAGCTTAGAGAGCGAGCCTTCATTAGTCCTAAAGAAGAAGGCTTAGAGCCCTCCTTATTAGTGGGTTGTGCCTGTGATTCTTCCATTTGATCAACAATGCTGTCTTCTGGATTCCAAAAACGAGCTTCTTTTCTCTTGCTTTTCATGGTTGCTAACACATCATATTTGTTGCATATTCCCCACACCGTCACCTTCTGTTGATAGTAATCTACATTTACTGAATAAATTCCTGCATAGAATGCCAATTCATAtgtaaattgattaaaaaaaaaaataaaaaaaagcagTGAAAGGAGAATAAAATGATGGGTGGAGTGGATGGATTCTTGGTTACTATTTTCCTTATCCAATGGACCAACACTTATGACTGCATGTTTGATCGGCCCATGCTTCTCCTGTTGGTCCACAGGTCTCAATCTTGGGCCTATGTTTATTAGTTATTTCAAATTTAGtggataataattttattaatgagaGAATCTGAATATGtacaaaaaaaaaaggtaaaaaaatTCCAAATTTATGTGCAAAATATGAATCGTAAAATGAaaaatatatgattaaaaaacaagaattgaagaaaatctaTATGAACTGATAGCTAATGAATGCATTCTAGAATGGAAAATTGGACATGGGAGCAAATTAGAAATTACAaatttgttttatatatataccTTTGAGATGGGATAGAGTCTTCTTCACTTTCCTCTCACACCCATAGGAATACAGAGGGACCATCATCTCCACATACTGTGCCTCCACATTCTTGGAAGCTGGAACAATTTGCATATTAGCCATTTGATAGATATATGAGGTAAGCTTTGCTAGGGCCAAGTTATCATCCAAGAGAATCAAAGTATATATTGGATGCTGTGCCGCTTTTCGCAACTTCAGATATATATAGGATGTTGAAGCCACGCCCTTTATAGAACATTTACAACCATGCTAGGGTTGATCTTGGAATTCCTGGAAAAGAAGGATATGTCCAATGCAATGCCTCCTTTTTCACTttatctttttcctttttctatcCATGCATTAAATTGGCTTCAAGTCGTTGCTTGTACTTTTCCTTTCATGGCGGCTTCTGTTAATTTGTTTATATTATATGTAAGAATTAATGCAAAAGATGCTTTGATTAGGAATTAGGGTTTATATGACTTGGATGAGTGTGAAGATGCGTCAGCTAAGCTGCGTATAATGGTAATCAAAAGTGATTGTGTCTGCTTTTGATGTGGAGTGTGTCCTACAGTGTATTTGGCAACCATGTGGCATGTGGGTTGTTTGCCTTATCGATGAATCCGCTGCCTGCTGCCTTTGGGAAAGAAGTTTTGGAACCATGCTAGACCTAATTCAATTTAAGGCCATACATAATCCcatttatatctttaatctctacGCGATTTCCCAATTAATTTCCCGTTGTTTCCACGGGACTCTTAATATTAATGATACAGTCTCTCGACGTTGGGAGCCAAGAAAGTGGGCCATTACGGTATGTGGCTGGCTTCTTTCTTGTATAAGACAAAAAGACATGAGGACAGGTGTGATGGCCTTGGCAACATCACCATACTGCGCCACGTTTGCATGGGTCCCAATTTTCTTTCATTGATGTTGATTCAATATACCGGATGACTCAGATCTTATATACTTTAGGACCCCACCATGTGAAACCCACACCCCTGATTTCTCCAGGGAATCTTAACCTATCATTTTTATCCTCTTCTTTTTCTCATGTGACGTCCACGATTAGGTTTCGTTACTTTTGTTTTAAATGGCCACCTGCTTTTGATCTCAGCTTGTTatgataataattttattttatttgtttataattaattattttaattaattttttataaatatatataacgaATATGTTAAATCATTTCGCATATATTtaaacaatatttccatttccaaCGCCAGCATCTTGAAAAATAAAGAGATGGCTGCTTCTTTTGGACtacgtcaattttttttttaaagaattatCTTCTTTTTACCTAAATATAAAAAGCGACTTTTATCATAAAAGAAAATGTAAATTCaacaattttatattaatttatgtgTGATGCAATTCATATATATTTTGAAGTGTTGAAGCTATATATCTCTCCATTCTAAAATGTTAAGAGACAGTTTGAAAGATAATTTTTGAaccatcaattttaatttaagtttcttttttttttttaaatgatttgaAGAGTTGTTTAAAAAAAAGAAGGTTTAAGATAATTTGAAAAGTGATTTAGTGAcgatttagataaaaaaattttaaaaaaaattattaattcaaaattaagtcatatttataaaaatattttaattttatttggaaatctttcaattaaaacaaaataaaaaaaattaatttatctttaaaaaaattaataaaaaaaatttgtatttgattaaaaaatagagataaaattaactttttttaaataaattaaaaaagtatataaattttattttgcatACGTATCCTCTTGAAATTTAGAGTAATTAAAGTTTTCAGTTTTAAtgcttatttttttaaaaaattatatgataatttgataattaaaaaaaatataaaagaaaaaaaacaaaacaggggacattgaaaattttattaaggatataaaataataatagagtgattgagatagtattaaaaattttagtgagtgtataaaataataaaataggaaaactGAGAGATATTGAGAATTAAAAAGAATATAGAAAATGATtgtttagagaatttgagaaaaattgagaGAATATTAAGAATTAAAAAGGGTGTAAAGTATAATTGTATAAAGAATTTAAGATTTGTATAAATGAATTATAAGTGGATAAGGTATTTCTTGAGTTCTTTTGtatttaaatcattgatttggTCTAATTCAAAACTGTCAATTTATGATTTCTAAAAAATATAAATCTGAACTAAACCGTAGAAGGGTGGTTTTATTTTGATtcgaagttgatttcaattttaactgattttaatCCAATTTTAACCAAACTGAttccaatttaatttcaattCCAAATGAGGCTGTAACCACTCCTACTCTCAACAGCATTAGTTTCTACATGATAAATTGATATTTcttaataaaattttgaattgtatGTGCGTAATAATAGAACAAATATTCCCATGTTGTAAAAAATAAATGGTTTTAAAGTGGTAAGTGGTGCatatatatgattaaaaaaatgaaatatgcATGCCCAATTAATATCTTGCtgacaaattaaattaataaatagggTTTAATTTGGAACCCTTCtctgaaataattaaaaaaaattatgatatattaaattttaaatattttaaatttatatactcaaataaaataaaatttattttaagtataatttcaaaattagcattgcattttatttaattatactaAAAATAAACTTAGAATTGATATATTCCTCAAACCGAAACATCAATTGTTCATTTTGATTATGCATTTGCAAGAGAGCCAAAGAGGGATACTCCTCAAATAGTATTATAAGCCATGGTAGTAAATTAGTGTCATTTCAATCTAATTATTAAAATTCAAACGTTAGTAtcaatgaatttaagtttaataaTCATTTTTAACTCTATGAGGTAacatatttaaatttcaattagcATTCAATACAAACATCAAACATTAATTAATTGGATTGATCTCATAACAGCAATCCCTGATGATACAAAAAGATCAAAAGAAATTAGAAAGCACATAAATTAATTCAACAGAAGGATAAatgtaatattaattaattaatcatattGAAAAGATGGCAAATTTTGTATTGCATGCTTCACTTAATACATGATAAATTACATAGAACACAGAATGATGATATTAACTATTGATGGCTGATGGGTGCAATCTCTAAAACAATACCCATTTTCCCATAATTATTTGACACCTTCCACTGATCAAGCTCCTCCAAAAATCATCATCGCAAGTGGAAGTGCTTGGAGTATatttatatatagagagagagagaatttgaTCGATTGATTAATCAATCAAGAAATAGAACACGCGTTGGGATTCTCATCGCTGAAGAGCTGAGGGGGTGGGATTCGCTCAATCACATAAAGTGGCTGGTAATAGTACATCATTCTCTTCATCCCTTCTTCATCCATGGTGGTAATGATTTCGATATTCTGATCTCCTCCTTCTTCCTTCTTGGCCTCTTCCTTGTTCTCATTCTGTTCAGGGTTTTCACCATCTTGCTTCTTGGGTTCCTCTTCTGGAGGTTTTTTATCCTCTTCTTTCTTCTCCgagttttcttcttttttctcttcTGGTTTCGGTTCTTCTGCAggtttctcttcttttttctcttctttcttttctgGTTCAGGCTCAGGCTGTGGCACTATTTTCGCTTGCTTCTTGGTGCGTCTATAAACATAATCCACCAGCTTGTCAGCGTCCATGGTTCCCGTCACTGTTACTTTTCCTGTGCTTAACTCCGTTGAAGCTGTTTGCACTCCTGTAATACATAGTAAAAGCTTTTCACCTTAATCATgactattaattaaatttatttaacttCCATGGCATTATTTAAGGGCTATAAAAATAAGCAGTCCACTATTGAGTTAACACAACACATCATATGGAGGATGAAGGCCACTTTCATTTGCCATGGAAAAAGTTAGCACTAACGATTGATAGACGTGTACAATTAGAAATGTGATCCACCCAAC carries:
- the LOC110656430 gene encoding heavy metal-associated isoprenylated plant protein 9, whose protein sequence is MGEEAKQAEAKPEEKVEEKKEEKPAEEEKKEEPKPPSPFVLLVDLHCVGCAKKIEKSIMKIRGVEGVVIDMAQNQVTIKGIIEPQAVCNRIMKKTKRRAKVLSPLPEAEGEPMPQVVTSQVSESTTVELNVNMHCEACAEQLKRKILKMRGVQTASTELSTGKVTVTGTMDADKLVDYVYRRTKKQAKIVPQPEPEPEKKEEKKEEKPAEEPKPEEKKEENSEKKEEDKKPPEEEPKKQDGENPEQNENKEEAKKEEGGDQNIEIITTMDEEGMKRMMYYYQPLYVIERIPPPQLFSDENPNACSIS
- the LOC110656431 gene encoding heavy metal-associated isoprenylated plant protein 28, with the translated sequence MANMQIVPASKNVEAQYVEMMVPLYSYGCERKVKKTLSHLKGIYSVNVDYYQQKVTVWGICNKYDVLATMKSKRKEARFWNPEDSIVDQMEESQAQPTNKEGSKPSSLGLMKARSLSWKAWRKVFTRSLSL